From Arachis stenosperma cultivar V10309 chromosome 2, arast.V10309.gnm1.PFL2, whole genome shotgun sequence, one genomic window encodes:
- the LOC130961911 gene encoding metacaspase-1-like, translating to MASRNEKCSHCGTTLVVPSEVHVFKCSLCYGITHSRPPSIMGPLSHAYNSVSHVADRFRGFINTITNNNNPRFGYNNYYYPPNPYHHQSLRPCSSYPSMMMTPNSYGPKRAVLCGICYHGRSYRLRGSVTDVKCMRYFLMNKFGFPSDSILVLTDDKEERNPLRIPTRCNIEMALRWLIEGSKSGDSLVFFFSGHGTQELDLNMDEIDGYDEAICPLDFEHQGKILDDEINATIVRPLPHGAKLHAMFDACHSGTLLDLPFFCKINREGYYIWEDHRRPRIYKGTNGGLAICISACDDGQVSVDTSALSGREVTGALTYSLIKAMENNEHGLTYGHLLNAMRSTIRATKTGIVGLNNGPIASLLNTLLGLKITQVPQLSSSEMFDIYAKQIVI from the exons ATGGCAAGTAGAAATGAAAAGTGTAGCCATTGTGGAACAACACTAGTGGTTCCATCAGAGGTTCATGTCTTCAAATGTTCACTATGCTATGGAATCACACATTCTAGACCACCCTCAATAATGGGTCCATTGAGCCATGCATACAACTCTGTTTCTCATGTGGCAGATAGGTTTAGAGGCTTCATAAACACTATAACTAACAACAACAATCCAAGATTTGGTTAtaacaattattattatcctCCAAATCCTTACCATCATCAATCATTAAGGCCATGTTCTTCATACCCTTCTATGATGATGACTCCAAATTCATATGGTCCAAAGAGAGCAGTGTTATGTGGAATTTGCTACCATGGAAGGAGTTATAGGCTTAGGGGATCTGTGACTGATGTAAAGTGTATGAGATATTTTCTTATGAACAAGTTTGGTTTTCCAAGTGACTCTATTCTCGTGCTCACAG ATGATAAGGAGGAAAGAAATCCACTAAGAATTCCAACAAGATGCAACATTGAAATGGCATTAAGGTGGTTGATTGAGGGTAGCAAGTCAGGGGACTCATTAGTGTTCTTCTTCTCAGGACATGGAACACAAGAATTGGACCTTAACATGGATGAGATTGATGGCTATGATGAAGCAATTTGCCCTCTGGATTTTGAGCACCAAGGCAAGATTCTTGATGATGAGATCAATGCCACAATTGTTAGGCCACTACCTCATGGTGCTAAACTCCATGCAATGTTTGATGCATGCCATAGTGGCACCCTTCTTGATTTGCCATTTTTTTGCAAGATAAACAG GGAAGGGTATTATATATGGGAGGATCATAGGCGTCCAAGAATTTATAAAGGGACAAATGGAGGGCTTGCAATTTGTATTTCAGCTTGTGATGATGGTCAAGTCTCAGTAGATACCTCT GCCTTAAGTGGAAGAGAAGTTACTGGTGCCTTGACTTATAGTTTGATCAAAGCAATGGAAAATAATGAACATGGATTAACATATGGTCACTTGCTCAATGCAATGCGTTCAACCATTCGTGCAACCAAAACAGGCATTGTTGGTTTAAATAATGGTCCAATTGCTTCATTGCTAAATACACTTCTTGGCCTAAAAATTACTCAG GTGCCGCAATTATCCTCTTCGGAGATGTTTGACATCTATGCAAAGCAAATTGTGATATGA
- the LOC130961925 gene encoding fructose-bisphosphate aldolase 8, cytosolic, giving the protein MSAFKSKYQDELIANATYIGTPGKGILAADESTGTIGKRLSSINVENNEANRRALRELLFTAPGCVQCLSGVIMFEETLYQKTAAGKLFVEVLKENKVLTGIKVDKGTIELPGTNGETTTQGLDDLGQRCKKYYEAGARFAKWRAVLKIGANEPTPHAIHENAYGLARYAAICQENGLVPIVEPEILSDGSHDINKCADVTERVLAACYKALSDHHVLLEGTLLKPNMVTPGADSARVKPEVIAEHTVRALLRTVPAAVPAIVFLSGGQSEEEATVNLNAMNMLKGKKPWSLTFSYGRALQQSTLKAWAGKTENIPKAQAALLTRCKANSQATMGTYKGDANIDGASESLHVKDYKY; this is encoded by the exons ATGTCTGCCTTCAAGAGCAAGTACCAAG ATGAATTGATTGCAAATGCCACATATATTGGGACGCCGGGGAAGGGTATCCTTGCGGCGGATGAATCAACCGGCACCATCGGAAAGCGTCTATCCAGCATCAATGTTGAGAACAACGAGGCGAACCGCCGCGCCCTCCGCGAGCTCCTCTTCACGGCTCCCGGCTGCGTTCAGTGCCTCAGTGGTGTCATCATGTTTGAGGAAACTCTCTATCAAAAAACTGCTGCag GAAAACTGTTTGTGGAAGTATTGAAGGAAAACAAGGTACTGACTGGGATCAAAGTAGACAAAGGAACAATTGAACTTCCAGGAACAAACGGTGAAACCACAACACAAGGCTTAGACGACCTTGGTCAACGCTGCAAGAAGTACTACGAAGCCGGCGCAAGGTTTGCAAAATGGCGCGCCGTTCTCAAGATCGGCGCCAACGAGCCGACACCTCACGCCATCCACGAGAACGCCTACGGCTTGGCTCGTTACGCCGCCATATGCCAAGAGAACGGACTGGTTCCCATCGTGGAGCCGGAGATCCTCTCCGATGGCTCGCATGACATTAACAAGTGTGCTGACGTCACGGAGAGAGTTCTGGCGGCGTGTTACAAGGCCTTGAGCGACCATCATGTGCTTCTAGAAGGTACTCTCTTGAAGCCTAACATGGTGACTCCCGGTGCCGATTCGGCCAGGGTGAAGCCGGAGGTTATCGCAGAGCATACTGTTAGGGCGTTGTTGAGGACTGTGCCGGCCGCCGTTCCGGCCATCGTGTTCTTGTCTGGTGGACAGAGTGAGGAGGAAGCAACTGTTAACCTCAATGCCATGAACATGCTCAAGG GTAAGAAGCCATGGTCACTAACATTCTCTTATGGAAGAGCACTTCAGCAAAGTACTCTTAAGGCTTGGGCTGGCAAAACAGAGAACATTCCTAAGGCACAAGCTGCATTGCTCACTAGGTGCAAGGCTAACTCACAAGCAACCATGGGAACTTACAAGGGTGATGCTAACATCGACGGCGCCTCCGAATCCCTCCATGTCAAGGACTACAAATACTAA
- the LOC130961908 gene encoding putative phytosulfokines 6 isoform X3, which yields MKQKIALLFFVLLLSSFSAYARLLLQQEGPKQGQNEVIIANTLVHTSHNDELKDDIEELMGYENCDEKNEECYGRRMTLEAHLDYIYTQNIETLEN from the exons ATGAAGCAAAAaattgctttgcttttctttgttctccttctttcttctttctcagCTTATGCTCGTCTTCTTTTACAACAAGAAGGCCCAAAACAAG GTCAAAATGAAGTGATCATTGCTAACACTCTTGTTCACACATCCCACAATGATGAGCTAAAAGATGATATTGAAGAA TTAATGGGATATGAAAATTGtgatgagaagaatgaagaatgctATGGTAGAAGGATGACTTTGGAAGCACATTTGGATTACATCTACACTCAAAAT ATTGAGACATTGGAAAATTGA
- the LOC130961908 gene encoding putative phytosulfokines 6 isoform X2, with protein sequence MKQKIALLFFVLLLSSFSAYARLLLQQEGPKQGQNEVIIANTLVHTSHNDELKDDIEELMGYENCDEKNEECYGRRMTLEAHLDYIYTQNLYLQIETLEN encoded by the exons ATGAAGCAAAAaattgctttgcttttctttgttctccttctttcttctttctcagCTTATGCTCGTCTTCTTTTACAACAAGAAGGCCCAAAACAAG GTCAAAATGAAGTGATCATTGCTAACACTCTTGTTCACACATCCCACAATGATGAGCTAAAAGATGATATTGAAGAA TTAATGGGATATGAAAATTGtgatgagaagaatgaagaatgctATGGTAGAAGGATGACTTTGGAAGCACATTTGGATTACATCTACACTCAAAAT CTCTATCTTCAGATTGAGACATTGGAAAATTGA
- the LOC130961908 gene encoding putative phytosulfokines 6 isoform X1: protein MKQKIALLFFVLLLSSFSAYARLLLQQEGPKQGQNEVIIANTLVHTSHNDELKDDIEELMGYENCDEKNEECYGRRMTLEAHLDYIYTQNMQRYLMFSHKLNQKMMISIS from the exons ATGAAGCAAAAaattgctttgcttttctttgttctccttctttcttctttctcagCTTATGCTCGTCTTCTTTTACAACAAGAAGGCCCAAAACAAG GTCAAAATGAAGTGATCATTGCTAACACTCTTGTTCACACATCCCACAATGATGAGCTAAAAGATGATATTGAAGAA TTAATGGGATATGAAAATTGtgatgagaagaatgaagaatgctATGGTAGAAGGATGACTTTGGAAGCACATTTGGATTACATCTACACTCAAAAT ATGCAAAGGTATCTCATGTTCAGTCACAAACTGAATCAAAAGATGATGATATCCATAAG TTAA